The proteins below are encoded in one region of Apium graveolens cultivar Ventura chromosome 4, ASM990537v1, whole genome shotgun sequence:
- the LOC141720392 gene encoding beta-galactosidase 16-like isoform X1, with product MGWSVYWVGLVIMAVATMVAANGGSGSVTYDGRSLIINGKRSILFSGSIHYPRSTPDMWPSLISKAKGGGLQVIQTYVFWNLHEPQPGQYDFSGRNDIIGFIKEIQAQGLYVSLRIGPFIEGEWTYGGLPIWLRDVPGIIYRTDNEPFKHLMQNFTTKIVNMMKSEGLYVSQGGPIILSQIENEYKNVEAAFHEKGQTYVQWAARMAVGLQTGVPWMMCKQDDAPDPVINACNGMKCGETFAGPNSPNKPSLWTENWTSFLQTYGEEAPLRSAEDIAFHAALFILTKNGSFINYYMYHGGTNFGRTGAAYIITSYYDQAPLDEYGLIRQPKWGHLKELHAAVNSCSDTILSGTQTNLSLGQSQEAYVYQGRSGECAAFLVNTDKRKTIAVEFQNSSYQLPPKSISILPDCKTVAFSTAQVNTQFNTRSMIPSLRFVSAESWETFNEPIPQYDETLIKADILLEQTNATKDVSDYLWYTFRFQRNSSNFESTLNVSSLGHALHAYVNGVFVGSAHGSRTNTSSLQSQIQINNGVTKISLLSVMVGLKDSGPFLEHVNAGIRSVSIQEKQQTLNYTNYPWGYQVGLLGEKLQVYTSQGSIKVQWNKYSSSKLLTWYKTTFDAPGGSEPVALNLASMGKGEAWINGQSIGRYWVSFHTPAGRPSQSSYHVPRSFLKPTGNLLVLLDEEHGNPLGISIDTVSVTKVCSHISDSSHPIASLKAKKKVAEKHEEAKAHLRCPSKKIISRILFASFGTPLGNCEKHSVGRCHLSNSKAIVERACVGKRECTVALSYKMFQGDPCPGTPKHLLVEAQCLSPEELSLNFREREQSNLL from the exons ATGTGGCCATCTTTAATATCAAAAGCAAAAGGAGGAGGATTACAAGTTATACAAACCTATGTTTTCTGGAACCTCCATGAACCTCAACCTGGACAG TATGATTTCAGCGGAAGGAATGATATAATAGGTTTTATAAAAGAAATTCAAGCACAGGGATTATATGTAAGCCTGCGAATTGGGCCTTTTATTGAGGGTGAATGGACATACGG AGGTCTACCAATTTGGTTACGTGATGTCCCCGGAATAATTTACAGAACCGACAATGAACCCTTTAAG CATCTGATGCAGAACTTCACAACAAAAATAGTGAACATGATGAAGTCAGAGGGATTATATGTGTCGCAAGGAGGACCAATCATACTATCACAG ATTGAAAATGAGTACAAAAATGTAGAAGCTGCTTTTCACGAGAAAGGACAAACTTATGTTCAATGGGCAGCACGAATGGCTGTGGGACTCCAGACTGGTGTGCCATGGATGATGTGTAAGCAAGACGATGCTCCCGATCCAGTG ATAAATGCATGCAACGGCATGAAATGCGGAGAAACATTTGCAGGACCTAACTCGCCGAATAAGCCTTCACTCTGGACGGAGAACTGGACATCTTT CTTACAAACATATGGTGAAGAGGCCCCTTTAAGATCAGCCGAGGACATTGCATTTCACGCTGCACTATTCATACTTACAAAGAATGGGAGCTTCATAAATTATTATATG TATCATGGAGGAACTAATTTCGGAAGAACAGGAGCAGCCTATATCATAACAAGTTATTACGATCAAGCTCCTCTCGATGAGTATG GTTTGATCAGGCAACCTAAATGGGGCCATCTAAAGGAACTACATGCAGCAGTAAACTCGTGTTCAGATACAATACTTTCAGGAACACAAACCAACTTATCTCTGGGTCAAAGCCAAGAA GCTTACGTATACCAAGGAAGATCAGGCGAGTGTGCAGCCTTTCTTGTGAATACTGATAAAAGGAAGACAATTGCGGTGGAATTTCAAAATTCTTCATATCAACTGCCACCAAAATCAATAAGCATTTTACCTGATTGCAAGACAGTAGCATTCAGCACAGCACAG GTAAACACACAATTCAATACACGTTCAATGATACCAAGCTTGAGGTTTGTCTCAGCTGAAAGTTGGGAAACGTTTAATGAACCTATTCCCCAATACGATGAGACTTTAATTAAAGCTGACATATTGCTGGAGCAAACCAATGCTACAAAAGATGTATCTGATTATCTTTGGTACACTTTCAG GTTCCAGAGAAACTCCTCCAATTTTGAATCTACACTCAATGTGAGCTCTCTAGGACATGCTTTACATGCATACGTGAATGGAGTATTTGTAG GTTCTGCACATGGCTCTCGCACAAATACTTCAAGTCTGCAGAGCCAAATTCAAATAAATAATGGCGTAACCAAGATATCATTGCTTAGTGTGATGGTTGGATTGAAG GATTCAGGGCCCTTCTTAGAGCACGTGAACGCTGGAATCCGAAGTGTGAGTatacaagagaagcaacaaactctGAATTACACGAACTATCCTTGGGGCTATCAG GTCGGATTGCTGGGAGAGAAACTGCAAGTGTACACAAGCCAAGGATCAATTAAGGTGCAGTGGAACAAGTATAGTTCTTCAAAGCTGCTCACATGGTACAAG ACAACATTTGATGCACCTGGAGGGAGTGAACCAGTCGCATTAAACCTTGCTTCCATGGGAAAAGGAGAAGCTTGGATCAATGGCCAAAGTATTGGTCGATATTGGGTGTCATTTCATACCCCTGCAGGAAGGCCATCTCAGTCATC GTACCACGTGCCTAGGTCCTTCCTAAAACCAACAGGAAACTTATTAGTGTTACTAGATGAAGAACATGGAAACCCTCTTGGTATTTCAATAGACACCGTCTCAGTCACAAAAGTGTGCAGTCACATCTCGGATTCAAGCCACCCAATAGCTTCACTAAAGGCGAAGAAGAAAGTTGCAGAGAAGCATGAAGAGGCCAAAGCTCATCTTCGTTGTCCctcaaaaaaaataatttccagaattTTATTTGCAAGCTTTGGTACCCCTTTGGGCAATTGTGAAAAACATTCAGTTGGAAGGTGCCATTTATCTAATTCTAAAGCAATTGTGGAAAGG GCTTGTGTAGGGAAAAGAGAGTGCACTGTTGCCTTATCGTACAAAATGTTTCAGGGTGACCCATGCCCAGGCACTCCAAAACATCTTCTAGTTGAAGCTCAATGCCTTTCTCCCGAGGAGCTCTCTTTAAACTTCAGAGAAAGGGAACAAAGTAACCTTCTTTGA
- the LOC141720392 gene encoding beta-galactosidase 16-like isoform X2 — MGWSVYWVGLVIMAVATMVAANGGSGSVTYDGRSLIINGKRSILFSGSIHYPRSTPDMWPSLISKAKGGGLQVIQTYVFWNLHEPQPGQYDFSGRNDIIGFIKEIQAQGLYVSLRIGPFIEGEWTYGGLPIWLRDVPGIIYRTDNEPFKNFTTKIVNMMKSEGLYVSQGGPIILSQIENEYKNVEAAFHEKGQTYVQWAARMAVGLQTGVPWMMCKQDDAPDPVINACNGMKCGETFAGPNSPNKPSLWTENWTSFLQTYGEEAPLRSAEDIAFHAALFILTKNGSFINYYMYHGGTNFGRTGAAYIITSYYDQAPLDEYGLIRQPKWGHLKELHAAVNSCSDTILSGTQTNLSLGQSQEAYVYQGRSGECAAFLVNTDKRKTIAVEFQNSSYQLPPKSISILPDCKTVAFSTAQVNTQFNTRSMIPSLRFVSAESWETFNEPIPQYDETLIKADILLEQTNATKDVSDYLWYTFRFQRNSSNFESTLNVSSLGHALHAYVNGVFVGSAHGSRTNTSSLQSQIQINNGVTKISLLSVMVGLKDSGPFLEHVNAGIRSVSIQEKQQTLNYTNYPWGYQVGLLGEKLQVYTSQGSIKVQWNKYSSSKLLTWYKTTFDAPGGSEPVALNLASMGKGEAWINGQSIGRYWVSFHTPAGRPSQSSYHVPRSFLKPTGNLLVLLDEEHGNPLGISIDTVSVTKVCSHISDSSHPIASLKAKKKVAEKHEEAKAHLRCPSKKIISRILFASFGTPLGNCEKHSVGRCHLSNSKAIVERACVGKRECTVALSYKMFQGDPCPGTPKHLLVEAQCLSPEELSLNFREREQSNLL; from the exons ATGTGGCCATCTTTAATATCAAAAGCAAAAGGAGGAGGATTACAAGTTATACAAACCTATGTTTTCTGGAACCTCCATGAACCTCAACCTGGACAG TATGATTTCAGCGGAAGGAATGATATAATAGGTTTTATAAAAGAAATTCAAGCACAGGGATTATATGTAAGCCTGCGAATTGGGCCTTTTATTGAGGGTGAATGGACATACGG AGGTCTACCAATTTGGTTACGTGATGTCCCCGGAATAATTTACAGAACCGACAATGAACCCTTTAAG AACTTCACAACAAAAATAGTGAACATGATGAAGTCAGAGGGATTATATGTGTCGCAAGGAGGACCAATCATACTATCACAG ATTGAAAATGAGTACAAAAATGTAGAAGCTGCTTTTCACGAGAAAGGACAAACTTATGTTCAATGGGCAGCACGAATGGCTGTGGGACTCCAGACTGGTGTGCCATGGATGATGTGTAAGCAAGACGATGCTCCCGATCCAGTG ATAAATGCATGCAACGGCATGAAATGCGGAGAAACATTTGCAGGACCTAACTCGCCGAATAAGCCTTCACTCTGGACGGAGAACTGGACATCTTT CTTACAAACATATGGTGAAGAGGCCCCTTTAAGATCAGCCGAGGACATTGCATTTCACGCTGCACTATTCATACTTACAAAGAATGGGAGCTTCATAAATTATTATATG TATCATGGAGGAACTAATTTCGGAAGAACAGGAGCAGCCTATATCATAACAAGTTATTACGATCAAGCTCCTCTCGATGAGTATG GTTTGATCAGGCAACCTAAATGGGGCCATCTAAAGGAACTACATGCAGCAGTAAACTCGTGTTCAGATACAATACTTTCAGGAACACAAACCAACTTATCTCTGGGTCAAAGCCAAGAA GCTTACGTATACCAAGGAAGATCAGGCGAGTGTGCAGCCTTTCTTGTGAATACTGATAAAAGGAAGACAATTGCGGTGGAATTTCAAAATTCTTCATATCAACTGCCACCAAAATCAATAAGCATTTTACCTGATTGCAAGACAGTAGCATTCAGCACAGCACAG GTAAACACACAATTCAATACACGTTCAATGATACCAAGCTTGAGGTTTGTCTCAGCTGAAAGTTGGGAAACGTTTAATGAACCTATTCCCCAATACGATGAGACTTTAATTAAAGCTGACATATTGCTGGAGCAAACCAATGCTACAAAAGATGTATCTGATTATCTTTGGTACACTTTCAG GTTCCAGAGAAACTCCTCCAATTTTGAATCTACACTCAATGTGAGCTCTCTAGGACATGCTTTACATGCATACGTGAATGGAGTATTTGTAG GTTCTGCACATGGCTCTCGCACAAATACTTCAAGTCTGCAGAGCCAAATTCAAATAAATAATGGCGTAACCAAGATATCATTGCTTAGTGTGATGGTTGGATTGAAG GATTCAGGGCCCTTCTTAGAGCACGTGAACGCTGGAATCCGAAGTGTGAGTatacaagagaagcaacaaactctGAATTACACGAACTATCCTTGGGGCTATCAG GTCGGATTGCTGGGAGAGAAACTGCAAGTGTACACAAGCCAAGGATCAATTAAGGTGCAGTGGAACAAGTATAGTTCTTCAAAGCTGCTCACATGGTACAAG ACAACATTTGATGCACCTGGAGGGAGTGAACCAGTCGCATTAAACCTTGCTTCCATGGGAAAAGGAGAAGCTTGGATCAATGGCCAAAGTATTGGTCGATATTGGGTGTCATTTCATACCCCTGCAGGAAGGCCATCTCAGTCATC GTACCACGTGCCTAGGTCCTTCCTAAAACCAACAGGAAACTTATTAGTGTTACTAGATGAAGAACATGGAAACCCTCTTGGTATTTCAATAGACACCGTCTCAGTCACAAAAGTGTGCAGTCACATCTCGGATTCAAGCCACCCAATAGCTTCACTAAAGGCGAAGAAGAAAGTTGCAGAGAAGCATGAAGAGGCCAAAGCTCATCTTCGTTGTCCctcaaaaaaaataatttccagaattTTATTTGCAAGCTTTGGTACCCCTTTGGGCAATTGTGAAAAACATTCAGTTGGAAGGTGCCATTTATCTAATTCTAAAGCAATTGTGGAAAGG GCTTGTGTAGGGAAAAGAGAGTGCACTGTTGCCTTATCGTACAAAATGTTTCAGGGTGACCCATGCCCAGGCACTCCAAAACATCTTCTAGTTGAAGCTCAATGCCTTTCTCCCGAGGAGCTCTCTTTAAACTTCAGAGAAAGGGAACAAAGTAACCTTCTTTGA